In Immundisolibacter sp., a genomic segment contains:
- the speE gene encoding polyamine aminopropyltransferase, translating into MPDDTWYTEQWAGEGSAISLEINDKIHDFQSLFQRVEVFETTRFGKLMTLDGLVMVTERDEFVYHEMLTHPALFTHAAPRRVLIIGGGDCGTLREVIKHDSVQQVDMVELDQAVTEAAALHFPTLHAASFDPRARLYFQDGIAWVADAELGSYDVILIDSTDPVGPAQGLFSVEFYRTCQRALAGGGVLAAQSESPLFHADLIRAMQRDLKTAGFADVATVDFPQCTYPSGWWSVTIGARDGSANAFRGEGQARTPFASRYYNAARHRGALAPAQFMIG; encoded by the coding sequence ATGCCCGACGACACCTGGTACACCGAACAATGGGCCGGGGAAGGCAGCGCCATCTCCCTGGAAATAAACGACAAGATTCACGACTTCCAGTCGCTGTTCCAGCGCGTCGAGGTGTTCGAGACCACGCGCTTTGGCAAACTGATGACCCTGGATGGCCTGGTCATGGTCACCGAGCGCGACGAGTTCGTGTACCACGAGATGCTGACGCATCCGGCGCTGTTCACCCATGCCGCGCCCCGGCGGGTGCTGATCATTGGCGGTGGCGACTGCGGCACGCTGCGCGAGGTGATCAAGCACGACAGCGTGCAGCAGGTGGACATGGTCGAACTGGACCAGGCGGTCACCGAGGCGGCGGCGCTGCATTTCCCCACTTTGCACGCGGCCAGCTTCGACCCGCGCGCACGACTGTATTTCCAGGACGGCATCGCCTGGGTGGCGGATGCCGAGCTGGGCAGCTACGACGTGATCCTGATCGACTCGACCGACCCGGTCGGCCCGGCACAGGGCCTGTTCAGCGTCGAGTTCTACCGCACTTGCCAGCGCGCGCTGGCCGGCGGCGGCGTGCTGGCGGCGCAGAGCGAGTCACCGCTGTTCCACGCCGACCTGATCCGTGCCATGCAGCGGGACCTGAAAACCGCTGGCTTTGCCGATGTTGCCACGGTCGATTTTCCGCAGTGCACGTATCCGTCAGGCTGGTGGAGCGTCACCATCGGTGCGCGTGACGGGTCGGCCAACGCGTTTCGCGGCGAAGGCCAGGCCCGGACACCGTTTGCCAGCCGCTACTACAACGCTGCCCGCCACCGCGGGGCGCTGGCCCCGGCGCAGTTCATGATCGGCTAA
- the galU gene encoding UTP--glucose-1-phosphate uridylyltransferase GalU: MTAIRRVTKAVFPVAGLGTRFLPATKANPKEMLPVVDKPLIQYAVEEAVEAGITELVFITGRSKRAIPDHFDTAYELEAELEKNGKTAMLELVRNITPPNVTCIYIRQAAPLGLGHAVLCAAPVVGDAPFAVLLADDLIAARDPGLHTATCLKDMIDVYEQRGASIVGVEEIPIEFSRRYGVVRPRPAGNGLYEVDDIVEKPAPEDAPSNLGVVGRYVLTPRVFDLLRSTRRGAGGEIQLTDALAELIKYERLFAYNIPGHRYDCGSKLGYLEATIEYGLRHPELGAAFKEFLLARATESFEPRL; the protein is encoded by the coding sequence ATGACGGCCATCAGACGCGTCACCAAGGCGGTGTTTCCCGTTGCCGGCCTCGGCACGCGGTTCCTGCCCGCCACCAAGGCCAACCCCAAGGAAATGCTGCCGGTAGTGGACAAGCCTCTGATCCAGTACGCGGTGGAGGAAGCGGTGGAAGCCGGCATAACCGAGCTGGTCTTCATCACCGGACGCAGCAAGCGCGCTATCCCGGACCACTTCGACACCGCCTACGAACTCGAAGCGGAGCTCGAAAAAAACGGCAAGACGGCGATGCTGGAACTGGTACGCAACATCACGCCACCGAACGTCACCTGCATCTATATTCGCCAGGCCGCGCCGCTGGGTCTGGGCCACGCGGTGCTGTGCGCGGCACCGGTGGTCGGCGATGCGCCGTTTGCCGTGCTGCTGGCCGACGACCTGATCGCCGCCCGCGACCCGGGTCTGCACACGGCCACCTGCCTGAAGGACATGATCGACGTGTACGAGCAGCGCGGGGCCAGTATCGTCGGCGTCGAGGAAATCCCCATTGAGTTCTCGCGCCGCTACGGCGTGGTGCGCCCGCGGCCGGCCGGCAACGGCCTGTACGAGGTCGACGACATCGTCGAAAAACCCGCCCCGGAAGACGCGCCGTCCAACCTGGGCGTGGTCGGCCGCTATGTGCTGACACCTCGCGTGTTCGACTTGCTGCGCAGCACCCGGCGGGGTGCCGGGGGCGAAATCCAACTGACCGACGCACTTGCTGAATTGATCAAATACGAGCGCCTGTTCGCTTACAACATCCCGGGGCACCGCTACGATTGTGGAAGCAAGCTGGGGTACCTGGAGGCGACCATCGAGTACGGCCTGCGCCACCCGGAGCTGGGTGCTGCGTTCAAGGAGTTCCTGCTTGCGCGCGCCACGGAGTCGTTTGAGCCGCGCCTGTGA
- a CDS encoding hypoxanthine-guanine phosphoribosyltransferase, which produces MTDEPAAEAWAVYHAADCLYDEPTVRTAVDRLAGEVTATLRDKNPVLLCPMTGGVVLAGHLLPQLDFPLEFDYVHATRYAGSLTGGKLSWKVTPTVALSGRHVLVVDDVLDRGITLAALVEFCRHQGAASVHSLVLIDKRCQRQAPIEADFVGLTAPDRYLFGWGMDYKGYLRNVPGIYAVSDQP; this is translated from the coding sequence GTGACCGATGAGCCGGCTGCCGAGGCGTGGGCGGTCTACCATGCCGCGGACTGCCTGTACGACGAGCCGACCGTACGCACGGCTGTCGATCGTCTGGCGGGCGAGGTCACTGCCACGCTGCGGGATAAGAACCCGGTCCTGCTGTGCCCGATGACCGGCGGCGTGGTGCTGGCCGGCCATCTGCTGCCGCAGCTCGATTTCCCGCTGGAGTTCGACTATGTGCACGCTACGCGGTATGCGGGCTCGCTCACGGGCGGCAAACTCAGTTGGAAAGTAACGCCGACCGTCGCCTTGTCCGGACGGCATGTACTGGTGGTCGATGATGTGCTCGACCGGGGTATCACCCTGGCCGCCCTGGTCGAGTTTTGCCGCCACCAGGGCGCTGCCAGCGTGCACAGTCTGGTTCTGATCGACAAGCGCTGTCAGCGCCAAGCGCCGATCGAGGCTGATTTCGTCGGCCTCACCGCGCCGGATCGCTATCTGTTTGGCTGGGGCATGGACTACAAGGGCTATTTGCGCAACGTGCCCGGCATCTACGCGGTGAGCGACCAGCCATGA